Proteins from one Hydrogenivirga caldilitoris genomic window:
- a CDS encoding Hsp20/alpha crystallin family protein → MRRGLAVWTPFAELERIRREFDRLLEDVFPVSEKEQALIPPVDVYETDSEVVIKAELPGVKKEDIDVTIKENTVHLKAERKEEKEEKTENIHRVERYYGVIERVIPLPTEVKTEEAKAEYKDGVLEIRVPKVKVSKEAKIQVS, encoded by the coding sequence ATGAGAAGAGGGTTAGCTGTATGGACACCCTTTGCGGAACTTGAAAGGATAAGAAGGGAATTTGATAGGCTCTTAGAGGACGTGTTTCCCGTTAGTGAGAAGGAGCAGGCGCTAATACCGCCCGTGGATGTATATGAAACTGACAGCGAAGTGGTTATTAAGGCAGAACTCCCAGGTGTAAAGAAGGAGGACATAGACGTCACCATTAAAGAGAACACAGTTCACCTGAAGGCAGAAAGGAAGGAAGAGAAGGAAGAAAAGACCGAGAATATCCACAGGGTTGAGAGGTACTACGGGGTTATAGAGAGGGTAATCCCCCTACCTACAGAGGTGAAGACCGAAGAGGCAAAGGCAGAATACAAAGATGGGGTGCTTGAGATCAGGGTACCTAAGGTAAAGGTATCCAAAGAGGCTAAGATTCAGGTCAGCTAA